CGGGAAAAGTATAACGCTGCCATCCGGAACGCTCGGTTACCGTCATTTCGGCCCGCACATCGCGATCCTGTAATGTTACGGCATAATATCCCGGCGAAGCCATCTCTTCGTCGTGCGAAAAAGTAGCTGCATACTTTTTGGTAAAGTCTGCATTTTTTTCACCCGGCTTGTATGTTACGGGCTCATTCACCGGAAGGAAAGAGAGATCGGCCAAATCGCCGATGCCGGTTCCGCTCAGATGCAAATTCGAAAATCCGGAAATGATGCTGTCGGAATAGTGGTAACCGGAACACCAGTCCCAGCCCGAAACGCCGTTATCAGGGCTCAACTGTATCTGTCCGAACGGATAAGCCGCTCCCGGATAAGTATGTCCGTGGCCTGCAGTACCGATAAACGGGTTGACAAAATCGGTCAATCGCTCCGGCTGCTGCACTGTCTTCTTTGTTGGTTGGCAAGCCACTGCCAACAACATAATCCCGGTAAGTAAAGGAAGAATGTTACGAATCATTGGTCACAAAAGTTTGTTTTACAAATAGGATAAAAATTCACTGATAAAAATACCGAAAGTTCCAGAATAGACTAAAAATTATAAAAGTAAATCCGTCTGAAAACATTTCTCGTTTACGGATTTCTTACTCACAATGATTCAAACCGGAAACAATTGCCTAAGCCGGAGCCGATTCATCCTTCCCCTTTCGGGAACATTTGCTATTTTTGCATCTGTTTTATTCATAAGCAAATCATAACAACACAACGATATGACCACCAAAGTGCCTACAGTCGTAAGCGGAATCCGCTCAACCGGGAATCTTCACCTGGGAAATTATTTCGGGGCGGTAAAGAATTTCGTGCAGATGCAACATGACATGAACTGTTATTTCTTTATTGCCGATATTCACTCGCTGACCACGCACCCACACCCCGATCACCTGTACCAGAATGTGCGGCAGGTACTTTCGGAATACCTTGCCTGCGGACTCGATCCGGAAAAAGCCACCCTTTTTATCCAGAGTGACGTTCCGGAAATTACCGAAATGTACACTTTCATGAACATGAATGCGTACCTGGGCGAGTTGGAAAGAACGACTTCATTTAAAGATAAGGCCCGGAAGCAACCCGATAACGTGAATGCCGGGCTCTTGACCTACCCGGTGCTGATGGCGACCGACATTATCATCCACAAAGCACATTTTGTCCCGGTAGGAAAAGATCAGGAGCAAAACCTGGAAATGGCGCGTACATTTGCCCGCCGTTTCAACCGGATGTACAAGGTGGAAGAGTTTCCGATTCCCAAGCCTTTCACATTCGATGGCAAGGATATGATTAAGATTCCGGGACTGGACGGTTCAGGAAAAATGGGTAAATCGGAAGGAAATGCCATTGGTTTGGCCGAAGATCCCAAAAGCATTCGCAAGAAGGTGATGCGCGCCGTAACCGACGCCGGTCCGACCGAGATGAACCAGGAAAAGCCGGAGCCCATTCAGAATCTGTTTACACTATTGAACGTGGTTTCGACACCTGATACCGTGAAGCATTTCGACGATGCCTATAATAACTGTTCCATCCGCTACGGCGATTTGAAAAAGCAGTTGGCCGAAGACATCATCAACTTTACGACGCCCATACGGGAGCGAATTGAGGACATTGTGAAGGATGATGCCTATCTGGGAAAAGTAGCCAAAATGGGAGCT
This Prolixibacter sp. NT017 DNA region includes the following protein-coding sequences:
- the trpS gene encoding tryptophan--tRNA ligase, with translation MTTKVPTVVSGIRSTGNLHLGNYFGAVKNFVQMQHDMNCYFFIADIHSLTTHPHPDHLYQNVRQVLSEYLACGLDPEKATLFIQSDVPEITEMYTFMNMNAYLGELERTTSFKDKARKQPDNVNAGLLTYPVLMATDIIIHKAHFVPVGKDQEQNLEMARTFARRFNRMYKVEEFPIPKPFTFDGKDMIKIPGLDGSGKMGKSEGNAIGLAEDPKSIRKKVMRAVTDAGPTEMNQEKPEPIQNLFTLLNVVSTPDTVKHFDDAYNNCSIRYGDLKKQLAEDIINFTTPIRERIEDIVKDDAYLGKVAKMGAEKARESASQTLKEVREIIGFRKFY